Proteins from a genomic interval of Gluconacetobacter diazotrophicus PA1 5:
- a CDS encoding YdcH family protein, translating to MSYEARIHSLRLRHARLDDRIFDEDHRPAPDPAVLQRLKVEKLRIKEEIERLSHPA from the coding sequence ATGTCCTACGAAGCCAGGATTCACAGCCTGCGACTGCGTCATGCCCGTCTCGACGACCGGATTTTCGACGAGGACCACCGACCCGCACCCGACCCCGCCGTGCTGCAGCGGCTGAAGGTCGAGAAGCTGCGCATCAAGGAAGAGATCGAACGGCTGTCCCACCCCGCCTGA
- a CDS encoding Hsp20 family protein yields MTYDFAPLFRTAIGFDRLARLVDNAAQNPAVPSYPPYNIERLGDGSYVLTMAVAGFGPDDIDLTVQDNMLVVTGRVASTAPAGELLHRGIATRAFDRRFALADHILVEGADLTNGLLRITVKHVVPEALKPRRIPITTASPAVAPPAEPERVEAPAANDGVAASPAEHAA; encoded by the coding sequence ATGACCTATGATTTCGCGCCGCTGTTTCGGACGGCCATCGGTTTCGACCGGCTTGCACGCCTTGTGGACAACGCCGCGCAAAACCCGGCGGTTCCGTCCTATCCCCCGTACAATATCGAACGGCTGGGTGACGGAAGCTACGTCCTGACCATGGCGGTGGCGGGCTTCGGCCCGGACGATATCGACCTGACGGTCCAGGATAACATGCTGGTCGTGACGGGGCGCGTCGCCAGCACCGCCCCGGCCGGCGAACTGCTGCATCGCGGCATCGCCACCCGCGCGTTCGACCGCCGCTTCGCCCTGGCCGATCATATCCTGGTCGAGGGCGCGGACCTGACGAACGGCCTGCTGCGCATCACCGTCAAGCATGTGGTGCCGGAGGCACTGAAGCCGCGCCGCATTCCGATCACCACTGCCTCCCCCGCCGTCGCACCTCCGGCGGAACCGGAACGGGTCGAAGCCCCCGCCGCCAATGACGGCGTCGCGGCGTCCCCGGCGGAACACGCGGCCTGA
- a CDS encoding YdcH family protein: MLTDRDTLLRKLHELRSEHRDLDTVISRLALHPMDQLQLQRLKKRKLLLKDEIAWLESRLIPDNIA; this comes from the coding sequence ATGCTGACAGACCGGGATACACTGCTACGGAAGCTGCACGAACTGCGCAGCGAGCACCGCGACCTTGACACCGTCATCAGCCGGCTGGCCCTGCATCCAATGGACCAGCTCCAGCTTCAACGCCTGAAGAAGCGCAAATTGCTGCTGAAGGACGAAATCGCGTGGCTGGAAAGCCGCCTGATCCCCGACAATATCGCCTGA
- a CDS encoding helix-turn-helix domain-containing protein: MISIHRDSAGGHPAIGRTMGMAPATGQTILAASWRRCMGDYALDPSGWGQPDLLSCVELRQSCDKAGPLLRFADPELDRLHAVVGSLDYAVLLADSTGIVLTRRTAQTVERGCRRWHLWPGASWNERDEGTNGIGTCLAEGRAVTVHMNQHWRVNLRYLTCSAVPVYDALGRLAGALDASSFRPDPDGREVALIRIAITEAARRIEARCFTDLYRGQMIVRMGEGDEGEEGDGSSAPMLALDSDRRVVGATQAARRRMGLAPGDDLQFCLMDGAMSGVSGFREAEKAVVDAALASARGNVSAAARQLGISRSTLHRKIRALSGGEDA, translated from the coding sequence ATGATATCGATTCACAGGGACAGCGCCGGAGGTCACCCGGCGATCGGTCGGACCATGGGCATGGCGCCGGCAACGGGACAGACGATCCTGGCGGCATCCTGGCGGCGCTGCATGGGCGATTACGCACTGGACCCGTCAGGCTGGGGCCAGCCGGACCTGTTGTCCTGCGTCGAACTGCGCCAGTCCTGCGACAAGGCTGGGCCGCTTCTGCGTTTCGCGGACCCGGAACTGGACCGGCTGCACGCCGTGGTGGGCAGCCTGGATTACGCGGTGCTGCTGGCCGATTCGACCGGGATCGTGCTGACGCGCCGCACCGCGCAGACCGTCGAGCGCGGGTGCCGGCGCTGGCACCTCTGGCCCGGTGCCAGTTGGAACGAGCGCGACGAAGGCACGAACGGCATCGGCACCTGCCTGGCCGAAGGGCGCGCGGTGACGGTGCATATGAACCAGCACTGGCGGGTGAATCTGCGCTACCTGACCTGCAGCGCCGTGCCCGTCTATGACGCGCTGGGGCGGCTGGCCGGGGCGCTGGACGCCAGTTCGTTCCGGCCCGACCCCGATGGGCGCGAGGTCGCGCTGATCCGCATCGCGATCACCGAGGCGGCGCGGCGCATCGAGGCACGCTGCTTCACCGACCTGTATCGCGGGCAGATGATCGTCAGGATGGGCGAGGGGGACGAGGGCGAGGAGGGCGACGGCAGTTCCGCGCCCATGCTGGCGCTGGATTCCGACCGCCGGGTGGTGGGCGCCACCCAGGCGGCGCGGCGCCGGATGGGGCTGGCGCCGGGGGACGACCTGCAATTCTGTCTGATGGACGGTGCCATGAGCGGCGTATCCGGCTTTCGCGAGGCGGAAAAGGCGGTGGTTGATGCCGCCCTGGCCTCGGCGCGCGGCAATGTCAGCGCGGCGGCGCGGCAACTGGGGATCAGCCGGTCAACCCTGCACCGGAAGATCCGCGCCCTGTCGGGTGGCGAGGACGCCTAA
- the rpmE gene encoding 50S ribosomal protein L31 has product MKSGIHPDYHEINVIMTDGTEYKTRSCYAQPGATLRLDIDPKSHPAWTGVQRMLDTGGQVAKFNKKFGGLGRRAKA; this is encoded by the coding sequence ATGAAATCCGGCATCCATCCCGACTACCACGAAATCAACGTCATCATGACGGACGGCACCGAATACAAGACGCGTTCGTGCTACGCGCAGCCGGGCGCGACCCTGCGCCTGGACATCGACCCGAAGTCCCATCCGGCGTGGACGGGCGTGCAGCGCATGCTCGACACCGGGGGCCAGGTGGCGAAGTTCAACAAGAAGTTCGGTGGCCTGGGACGCCGCGCCAAAGCCTGA
- a CDS encoding DUF1013 domain-containing protein — protein MNALPLMPKATAVWLIEKTALTFTQIAEFCGMHPLEVQAIADGEVAQGIVGYDPVANHQVRQEDIARCEGNPDLRLKILTTPNPIHRRSKGARYTPVAKRNDRPDAIAFILRNFPQLSEQQIVKLVGTTKDTIAKVRDRQHWNSANIKPRDPVILGLCSQTDLNAMVHAANERLAREGQAVPAPLDIGEDVA, from the coding sequence ATGAATGCACTGCCCCTGATGCCGAAGGCCACCGCCGTGTGGTTGATCGAAAAGACGGCGCTGACCTTTACCCAGATCGCGGAATTCTGCGGTATGCATCCGCTGGAAGTGCAGGCCATCGCGGATGGCGAGGTCGCGCAGGGCATCGTCGGCTACGATCCGGTGGCCAATCATCAGGTGCGGCAGGAAGACATCGCCCGCTGCGAGGGCAATCCCGACCTGCGGCTGAAGATCCTGACGACGCCGAATCCGATTCATCGCCGGTCCAAGGGCGCGCGCTATACCCCCGTGGCCAAGCGCAACGACCGCCCGGACGCCATTGCCTTCATCCTGCGCAACTTCCCGCAGCTTTCGGAACAGCAGATCGTCAAGCTGGTCGGCACCACCAAGGACACGATCGCGAAGGTCCGCGACCGGCAGCACTGGAACAGCGCGAACATCAAGCCGCGCGATCCGGTCATCCTGGGCCTGTGCAGCCAGACCGACCTGAACGCCATGGTGCACGCCGCCAACGAGCGCCTGGCCCGCGAAGGCCAGGCCGTTCCGGCGCCGCTGGATATCGGCGAAGACGTCGCCTGA
- a CDS encoding 5-(carboxyamino)imidazole ribonucleotide synthase translates to MSAPFPEALPAGAVLGIVGGGQLGRMSAVAAAQLGFRAHILTDEAEGPAAQVAHAVTVGAYDDPDVLRRFASSVDVVTFEFENISADGLELLAGLCPVRPSGRILRISQDRIAEKRFLAGAGIPLAPWAEIHTPQDLDTAIATLGLPFILKTTRLGYDGKGQHRVHAPDEALPGFHALAPHPLVAEAMIDFACEVSVMVARGLDGTAVTFDVTENRHRNGILDISLAPARVSADIAEQARDIAMRVATALDLVGLLGVEMFVDRDGRVLVNEIAPRPHNSGHWTMDACPVDQFAMHVRAVTGLPLPPAVRHSDAVMKNLVGPDDMALWPAILATPGLLPHHYGKEEARPGRKMGHVNVLFPHGGLPGEFGVNAALAPCLRNS, encoded by the coding sequence ATGAGCGCCCCCTTCCCCGAAGCCCTGCCCGCCGGGGCGGTGCTGGGCATCGTCGGCGGCGGCCAGTTGGGCCGGATGTCGGCCGTCGCCGCCGCCCAACTGGGGTTTCGCGCCCACATCCTGACCGACGAGGCCGAGGGACCGGCCGCCCAGGTCGCCCACGCCGTCACGGTCGGCGCCTATGACGACCCCGACGTGCTGCGACGCTTCGCCTCGTCCGTCGATGTCGTGACGTTCGAATTCGAGAATATCAGCGCCGATGGGCTGGAACTGCTGGCCGGCCTGTGTCCCGTCCGCCCGTCGGGCCGCATCCTGCGCATCAGCCAGGATCGCATCGCGGAGAAACGGTTCCTGGCCGGGGCGGGAATTCCCCTGGCCCCGTGGGCCGAAATCCATACGCCGCAGGATCTCGACACCGCGATCGCGACACTGGGCCTGCCCTTCATCCTGAAGACCACCCGGCTGGGCTATGACGGCAAGGGGCAGCACCGCGTGCACGCCCCGGACGAGGCCCTGCCGGGCTTCCATGCCCTGGCCCCGCATCCCCTGGTGGCCGAGGCGATGATCGATTTCGCATGCGAAGTCAGCGTGATGGTCGCGCGCGGGCTGGACGGCACGGCCGTGACCTTCGACGTGACCGAGAACCGCCACCGGAACGGCATCCTGGATATCAGCCTGGCACCGGCCCGTGTTTCCGCCGACATCGCGGAACAGGCGCGCGACATCGCCATGCGCGTCGCGACCGCGCTGGACCTGGTCGGCCTGCTGGGCGTGGAAATGTTCGTGGACCGTGACGGCCGGGTCCTGGTCAATGAAATCGCCCCCCGGCCGCATAATTCCGGCCACTGGACGATGGATGCCTGCCCGGTGGACCAGTTCGCCATGCATGTCCGCGCCGTGACGGGCTTGCCGCTGCCCCCGGCCGTCCGCCATTCCGACGCGGTGATGAAGAATCTGGTCGGCCCCGACGACATGGCCCTCTGGCCCGCCATCCTGGCCACCCCGGGCCTGCTGCCCCACCATTACGGCAAGGAAGAGGCCCGGCCCGGCCGCAAGATGGGCCATGTCAACGTCCTGTTCCCCCATGGCGGCCTGCCGGGCGAATTCGGGGTAAACGCGGCGCTGGCGCCCTGCCTTCGAAATTCATAG
- the purE gene encoding 5-(carboxyamino)imidazole ribonucleotide mutase, translating to MSAPLVGIIMGSQSDWETMRHAAEILGRLGVAHEVRIVSAHRTPDRLADYARTAAGRGLKVVIAGAGGAAHLPGMCAAWTILPVLGVPVESHALKGMDSLLSIVQMPGGVPVGTLAIGKAGAINAALMASSILALGDAALSARLAAWRTAQTDAVADVPAR from the coding sequence ATGTCCGCCCCGCTCGTGGGGATCATCATGGGCAGCCAGTCGGACTGGGAAACCATGCGGCATGCCGCCGAGATCCTGGGCAGGCTGGGCGTCGCGCACGAAGTCCGGATCGTTTCGGCCCATCGCACGCCCGACCGGCTGGCGGACTACGCCCGCACGGCCGCCGGACGCGGGCTGAAGGTCGTCATCGCCGGCGCCGGGGGGGCGGCGCACCTGCCGGGCATGTGCGCGGCGTGGACCATCCTGCCGGTGCTGGGCGTGCCGGTGGAATCGCATGCGCTGAAGGGCATGGACAGCCTGCTGTCCATCGTCCAGATGCCCGGTGGCGTTCCCGTCGGCACCCTGGCGATCGGCAAGGCCGGGGCCATCAATGCGGCGCTGATGGCATCCTCCATCCTCGCGCTGGGCGATGCGGCCCTGTCCGCCCGGCTGGCGGCGTGGCGCACGGCGCAGACGGACGCGGTCGCGGACGTCCCGGCCCGATGA
- the mscL gene encoding large conductance mechanosensitive channel protein MscL encodes MATKIPSIHAPGWISEFRTFLMRGNVVDLAVGVIIGAAFTGIVNSLVKDIFTPFIGLLIGGIDFTNVFFTLRGPHLPTLADAQKAGAVTINLGLFLNAVIQFVIIGFVIFWVVKGVNKLTVKHEAPAAPPAPPRSEVLLQEIRDLLATREKTAP; translated from the coding sequence ATGGCCACGAAGATCCCGTCCATCCACGCCCCGGGATGGATTTCCGAATTCCGGACGTTCCTCATGCGGGGGAACGTCGTCGACCTGGCGGTCGGTGTCATCATCGGCGCCGCTTTCACCGGGATCGTCAACAGCCTGGTCAAGGACATCTTTACGCCGTTCATCGGACTGCTGATCGGCGGCATCGACTTCACCAACGTCTTCTTCACCCTGCGCGGGCCGCATCTGCCCACCCTGGCCGACGCACAGAAGGCCGGGGCGGTCACGATCAATCTGGGCCTGTTCCTGAACGCCGTCATCCAGTTCGTCATCATCGGCTTCGTGATCTTCTGGGTGGTCAAGGGCGTGAACAAGCTGACTGTGAAGCACGAAGCCCCGGCCGCGCCGCCCGCGCCGCCGCGCAGCGAAGTGCTGCTGCAGGAAATCCGCGACCTGCTGGCCACCAGGGAAAAGACGGCGCCCTGA